The following proteins are encoded in a genomic region of Streptobacillus felis:
- the adhP gene encoding alcohol dehydrogenase AdhP — MRAVVVNQESTGVEVVEKTLRPIKAGEALVDVEYCGVCHTDLHVAHGDFGKVSGRVLGHEGIGIVREVAEGVTSLVPGDRVSIAWFFEGCGRCEYCVNGNETLCQSVKNAGYSADGGMAEECIVTADYAVKVPEGLDPAQASSITCAGVTTYKAIKVGRPQPGQWVVIWGAGGLGNLAVQYAKKVFNTRVIAVDINDDKLALAKEVGADYIINGLKEDPVKKIMELTELGAHISVVTAVSKVAFNQAIDSARPAGRVVAVGLPSETMDVSIVSTVLKGIEIIGSLVGTREDLKEAFEFGAMGLVVPVVQTRPVEDAVAIFDEMERGTIQGRMVIDFRKHKCGCGCQH; from the coding sequence GAGCAGTAGTAGTTAATCAAGAATCAACTGGTGTTGAAGTAGTTGAAAAAACATTAAGACCAATTAAAGCAGGAGAAGCTTTAGTTGACGTTGAATATTGTGGTGTTTGCCATACTGATTTACACGTTGCACATGGAGATTTTGGAAAAGTTTCTGGAAGAGTTTTAGGACACGAAGGAATAGGAATAGTTAGAGAAGTTGCTGAAGGAGTTACTTCATTAGTTCCTGGGGATAGAGTTTCTATCGCATGGTTCTTTGAAGGATGCGGAAGATGTGAATATTGTGTAAATGGTAATGAAACTTTATGTCAATCAGTTAAAAATGCTGGTTATTCAGCAGATGGTGGAATGGCTGAAGAATGTATAGTTACAGCTGATTATGCAGTTAAAGTTCCTGAAGGATTAGACCCAGCACAAGCAAGTTCAATTACATGTGCAGGAGTTACTACATATAAAGCAATTAAAGTAGGAAGACCTCAACCTGGTCAATGGGTTGTTATATGGGGTGCAGGAGGACTTGGAAACTTAGCTGTTCAATATGCTAAAAAAGTATTTAATACTCGTGTAATAGCAGTAGATATTAACGATGACAAATTAGCTTTAGCAAAAGAAGTTGGTGCTGATTATATAATCAACGGATTAAAAGAAGATCCAGTTAAAAAAATCATGGAATTAACTGAATTAGGAGCACATATTTCAGTTGTTACAGCTGTATCTAAAGTTGCATTTAACCAAGCAATTGATTCAGCAAGACCTGCAGGAAGAGTAGTTGCAGTTGGATTACCTTCTGAAACTATGGACGTTTCAATTGTTTCTACAGTATTAAAAGGAATTGAAATTATTGGTTCATTAGTTGGAACAAGAGAAGACTTAAAAGAAGCATTTGAATTTGGTGCAATGGGATTAGTAGTACCAGTTGTACAAACTAGACCAGTTGAAGATGCAGTTGCAATCTTTGATGAAATGGAAAGAGGAACTATCCAAGGACGTATGGTTATTGATTTTAGAAAACATAAATGCGGATGCGGATGCCAACATTAA